The following are encoded in a window of Solidesulfovibrio magneticus RS-1 genomic DNA:
- the gcvPB gene encoding aminomethyl-transferring glycine dehydrogenase subunit GcvPB has translation MSTVFSKSVPGREGVWPEAPKTDPVDFIPQHLLREGDAGLPSLSELDVVRHFTALSRKNYGVDSNFYPLGSCTMKYNPKFTEEVAALPGFSRLHPLTPQLPGGGDMSAGCLEVMYETERCLCEITGMAAFTLHPMAGAHGELTGALMMAAYHADKGHKKTKIICPDSAHGTNPASAAIAGFEVVTIESKDGIIDPAALAAVIDDETAGVMMTVPNTLGLFERHLPEIVALCRKVDALLYYDGANLNAILGKLRVGDAGFDVVHINLHKTFATPHGGGGPGAGPVGVSERLIPYLPVSRVQKDEAGRFSLSYDHPKSIGYVAPFYGNFGVVLKAYAYILRLGREGLIRVSESAVLAANYLRARLAEAIEVPYNRICMHEFVASAAKLAAEKNVRALDIAKALLDKGYHAPTIYFPLIVKEALMFEPTETESKDTLDQFVADLLDILAQAETDPEAVRACPTTLPVGRLDETYAARAMEITDDL, from the coding sequence ATGAGCACCGTCTTTTCCAAATCCGTTCCCGGCCGCGAAGGCGTGTGGCCCGAAGCGCCCAAGACCGATCCCGTCGACTTCATCCCCCAGCATCTGCTGCGCGAGGGCGACGCCGGCCTGCCGTCCCTGTCCGAGCTCGACGTGGTGCGCCACTTCACGGCCCTGTCGCGCAAGAACTACGGCGTGGACTCCAACTTCTATCCGTTGGGGTCGTGCACCATGAAGTACAACCCCAAGTTCACGGAAGAAGTGGCCGCCCTGCCCGGCTTCTCGCGCCTGCATCCGCTGACCCCCCAGCTCCCGGGCGGCGGCGACATGTCGGCCGGCTGCCTGGAGGTCATGTATGAGACCGAGCGCTGCCTGTGCGAGATCACCGGCATGGCCGCCTTTACCCTGCACCCCATGGCCGGAGCCCACGGCGAACTGACCGGCGCGCTCATGATGGCCGCCTACCACGCCGACAAGGGCCACAAAAAGACCAAGATCATCTGCCCGGATTCGGCCCACGGCACCAACCCCGCCTCGGCCGCCATCGCCGGCTTTGAGGTCGTGACCATCGAATCGAAAGACGGCATCATCGACCCGGCCGCCCTGGCCGCCGTCATCGACGACGAGACCGCCGGGGTCATGATGACCGTGCCCAACACCCTTGGCCTTTTCGAGCGCCATCTGCCCGAGATCGTGGCCCTTTGCCGCAAAGTGGACGCGCTGCTCTATTACGACGGAGCCAACCTCAACGCCATCCTCGGCAAACTGCGGGTGGGCGACGCCGGCTTCGACGTGGTCCACATCAACCTGCACAAGACCTTTGCCACGCCCCACGGCGGCGGCGGCCCCGGGGCGGGGCCGGTGGGCGTGTCCGAACGCCTGATCCCGTATCTCCCCGTCTCGCGGGTGCAAAAGGACGAGGCCGGACGGTTCTCCTTAAGCTACGACCATCCCAAGTCCATCGGCTACGTGGCCCCGTTTTACGGCAACTTCGGGGTGGTGCTCAAAGCCTACGCCTACATCCTGCGCCTGGGCCGCGAGGGGCTGATTCGCGTGTCCGAGTCGGCGGTGCTGGCCGCCAACTACCTGCGCGCCCGGCTGGCCGAGGCCATCGAGGTGCCGTACAATCGCATCTGCATGCACGAATTCGTGGCCTCGGCCGCGAAGCTGGCGGCCGAGAAAAACGTGCGCGCCCTGGACATCGCCAAGGCGCTTTTGGACAAGGGCTACCACGCCCCCACCATCTACTTCCCGCTCATCGTCAAGGAAGCGCTCATGTTCGAGCCCACCGAAACCGAGAGCAAGGACACCCTGGACCAGTTCGTGGCCGATCTGCTGGACATCCTGGCCCAGGCCGAAACCGATCCCGAGGCCGTGCGCGCCTGTCCCACCACCCTGCCCGTGGGCCGGCTGGACGAGACCTACGCCGCCCGGGCCATGGAGATCACCGATGACCTCTAG
- a CDS encoding dihydrolipoyl dehydrogenase family protein, producing the protein MTSSKRLVVVGAGPGGYEAALAGAAAGLDVTLIERGKLGGACLNWGCIPTKHLLAATLAVECLTAQAKQKLASGTVTPDLAAVQAKKKKLLSATHNAMAAHLGKVGVRLVTGNLTAVATGSAEVSGGGSVEHIPFDSLILALGSRPAAFPGVKPDGKAVLGVAPVLDFEAAPESFVIVGAGAIGLEIATIYHRLGTKVTLVDAAPRLAPAEDPDVSKVVAQVMRRAGIDARPGVKVESLVTDENGRARLTLAGGETVVADKALVAIGRFAATIVPGLAECGAMFADDNPNRAWLRTDDTLQTAPGIYAVGDCNGRVLLAHAASSQGVYAARHAAGLEPGPYAPGPIPGCYYGSPEIMRVGAIAAPGDTISEAPFVANPIAQAHADTAGFARVVWKDGQVAGITAVGHGASTMGTLATVMVAQAWTREQAEALVFPHPGLDETLKAALLGEMKVKA; encoded by the coding sequence ATGACCTCTAGCAAGCGGCTGGTGGTGGTCGGGGCCGGCCCCGGCGGCTACGAGGCCGCCCTGGCCGGCGCGGCCGCCGGGCTTGACGTGACGCTCATCGAGCGCGGCAAGCTTGGCGGAGCCTGCCTCAACTGGGGCTGCATCCCCACCAAGCACCTGCTGGCCGCCACCCTGGCCGTGGAGTGCCTGACCGCCCAGGCCAAGCAGAAGCTGGCCTCGGGCACGGTCACGCCTGATCTGGCCGCTGTCCAGGCCAAGAAAAAAAAGCTCCTGTCCGCCACCCACAACGCCATGGCCGCGCATCTGGGCAAGGTCGGCGTGCGGCTGGTCACGGGCAACCTCACCGCCGTGGCCACCGGTTCGGCCGAGGTGTCGGGCGGCGGGAGCGTGGAACACATCCCGTTTGACAGCCTTATTCTGGCCCTGGGATCGCGGCCGGCCGCCTTCCCCGGGGTCAAGCCCGACGGCAAGGCCGTGCTCGGCGTCGCGCCGGTGCTGGACTTCGAGGCCGCCCCGGAGAGCTTTGTCATTGTCGGAGCCGGGGCCATCGGCCTGGAAATCGCCACCATCTACCACCGCCTGGGGACCAAGGTGACCCTGGTCGACGCCGCGCCGCGTCTGGCCCCGGCTGAGGACCCGGACGTGTCCAAGGTCGTGGCCCAGGTGATGCGCCGCGCCGGCATCGACGCCCGGCCCGGGGTCAAGGTGGAAAGCCTGGTCACCGACGAGAACGGCCGGGCCAGGCTCACCCTGGCCGGCGGCGAGACCGTCGTGGCCGACAAGGCGCTTGTGGCCATCGGCCGCTTCGCCGCCACCATCGTGCCGGGACTGGCCGAATGCGGGGCCATGTTCGCTGACGACAACCCCAACCGGGCTTGGCTGCGCACCGACGACACCCTGCAAACCGCGCCCGGCATCTATGCCGTGGGCGACTGCAACGGCCGGGTGCTGCTGGCCCACGCCGCGTCGAGCCAGGGCGTCTACGCCGCCCGCCACGCCGCCGGCCTGGAGCCCGGACCCTACGCGCCGGGTCCCATCCCCGGCTGCTATTACGGTTCGCCCGAGATCATGCGGGTGGGGGCCATCGCCGCGCCCGGAGACACGATCTCCGAAGCGCCTTTCGTGGCCAACCCCATCGCCCAGGCCCATGCCGACACCGCCGGCTTCGCCCGGGTGGTCTGGAAGGACGGCCAGGTGGCCGGCATCACCGCCGTGGGCCATGGAGCCTCGACCATGGGCACCCTGGCCACGGTCATGGTGGCCCAGGCCTGGACGCGTGAGCAAGCCGAGGCCCTGGTTTTCCCCCATCCGGGGCTCGACGAGACCCTCAAGGCCGCCCTGCTCGGTGAAATGAAGGTCAAGGCCTAA